In Micromonospora purpureochromogenes, a single window of DNA contains:
- a CDS encoding site-2 protease family protein produces MGYDRPGGEPLVLGVPRAAFRPSPVFLALVALFVASGVMAWNRFGNVKFDVFLFVLSGWLVSLCLHEYAHAVVAFRAGDRDIAHRGYLTLNPFKYTHPLLSIVLPVVVVLLGGIGLPGGAVWVDRHAIPGRLRHTLVSLAGPATNVLFTLLLVAALRIGTGTAGGPIEFWAGVALLAFLQLTASVLNLLPVPGLDGGNMIQPWLNPQWRRMYDMFAPYGFILLFALLWNPRIGGWFFDAVFAIGDLLGLPSWLYGLGLDLIRFWQG; encoded by the coding sequence ATGGGCTACGACCGCCCGGGGGGCGAGCCGCTGGTGCTCGGCGTGCCCCGGGCGGCGTTCCGGCCCAGCCCGGTCTTCCTGGCCCTGGTCGCGCTCTTCGTGGCCAGCGGGGTGATGGCCTGGAACCGGTTCGGCAACGTGAAGTTCGACGTGTTCCTCTTCGTGCTCTCGGGCTGGCTGGTCTCGCTCTGCCTGCACGAGTACGCCCACGCGGTGGTCGCGTTCCGGGCCGGCGACCGGGACATCGCCCACCGGGGCTACCTGACGTTGAACCCGTTCAAGTACACCCACCCGCTGCTGTCGATCGTGCTGCCGGTGGTGGTGGTACTGCTCGGCGGCATCGGCCTGCCCGGCGGCGCGGTCTGGGTGGACCGGCACGCGATCCCGGGCCGGCTGCGGCACACCCTGGTCAGCCTCGCCGGCCCGGCCACCAACGTGCTGTTCACGCTGCTGCTGGTGGCGGCGCTGCGGATCGGCACGGGGACCGCCGGCGGGCCGATCGAGTTCTGGGCCGGGGTGGCGCTGCTGGCGTTCCTCCAGCTCACCGCGAGCGTGCTCAACCTGCTCCCGGTGCCCGGCCTGGACGGCGGCAACATGATCCAACCCTGGCTGAACCCGCAGTGGCGGCGGATGTACGACATGTTCGCCCCGTACGGCTTCATTCTGCTCTTCGCGCTGCTGTGGAACCCGCGCATCGGCGGCTGGTTCTTCGACGCGGTCTTCGCGATCGGCGACCTGCTCGGCCTGCCGAGCTGGCTCTACGGCCTGGGGCTGGACCTGATCCGCTTCTGGCAGGGCTGA
- a CDS encoding aldo/keto reductase family protein gives MEFRHLGRSGLMVSEISYGNWITHGSQVEEDAALACVRAALDTGITTFDTADVYAGTRAEEVLGKALAGERREGLEVFTKVYWPTGPGRNDRGLSRKHIMESIDGSLRRLRTDYVDLYQAHRYDYSTPLEETMSAFADIVHAGKAHYIGVSEWKASQIREAHQLARELRIPLVSNQPQYSMLWRVIETEVVPTSEELGIGQIVWSPMAQGVLSGKYLPGQPPPAGSRATDEKSGAGFIAQWLTDEVLTRVQRLKPLAEQAGLTMPQLAIAWVLQNPNVSSAIVGASRPEQVHDNVKAAGVKLDADLLKAIDEIVEPVTERDAAKTESPAQRP, from the coding sequence ATGGAATTCCGACACCTGGGCCGTTCCGGCCTGATGGTCAGCGAGATCTCGTACGGCAACTGGATCACCCACGGTTCGCAGGTCGAGGAGGACGCGGCGCTGGCCTGCGTCCGCGCCGCCCTGGACACCGGCATCACCACGTTCGACACCGCCGACGTCTACGCCGGCACCCGCGCCGAGGAGGTGCTCGGCAAGGCCCTCGCGGGCGAGCGCCGCGAGGGCCTCGAGGTGTTCACCAAGGTCTACTGGCCGACCGGGCCGGGCCGCAACGACCGGGGCCTGTCCCGCAAGCACATCATGGAGTCGATCGACGGCTCGCTGCGCCGGCTGCGCACCGACTACGTGGACCTCTACCAGGCCCACCGCTACGACTACAGCACTCCGCTGGAGGAGACGATGTCGGCGTTCGCCGACATCGTGCACGCCGGCAAGGCGCACTACATCGGCGTCTCGGAGTGGAAGGCCTCGCAGATCCGCGAGGCCCACCAGCTCGCCCGCGAGCTGCGCATCCCATTGGTGTCCAACCAGCCGCAGTACTCGATGCTCTGGCGGGTCATCGAGACCGAGGTCGTCCCCACCAGCGAGGAGCTGGGCATCGGGCAGATCGTCTGGTCGCCGATGGCCCAGGGGGTGCTCTCCGGCAAGTACCTGCCGGGCCAGCCGCCGCCCGCCGGCTCCCGCGCCACCGACGAGAAGTCCGGCGCCGGGTTCATCGCCCAGTGGCTGACCGACGAGGTGCTGACCCGGGTACAGCGGCTCAAGCCGCTGGCCGAGCAGGCCGGGCTGACCATGCCGCAGCTCGCCATCGCCTGGGTGCTGCAGAACCCGAACGTCTCGTCGGCGATCGTCGGGGCGTCCCGCCCGGAGCAGGTGCACGACAACGTCAAGGCGGCCGGCGTGAAGCTCGACGCCGACCTGCTCAAGGCGATCGACGAGATCGTCGAGCCGGTCACCGAGCGGGACGCGGCGAAGACCGAGAGCCCGGCCCAGCGGCCGTGA
- a CDS encoding WG repeat-containing protein gives MTGGYRDRWHDPAEPSWVVEPTTEWQPQFPGQRYPGDIGTRHVPAPPPRGRAAVVGRAEVPPLAPTRPDGTYLGRSWDEHDEEPPRWGGHPVAAPQPHADEAYRRDDDLYRRPASDLTWQRERRRPEPEAPAPRAARTAWADRPREVADRPRESADRPREAAWHRDRGAPDRYDGHPQRPAPGVAPVSPGPRHEPARGVEPGWVPEPDEASPARRPGTGYDRRPADDGRRRDGHEQFPADRRTRPDQEVPGRYREPDERRPARHDERPPASHGYDDRPPARDHAGHRPGPNGYPDRPTPNGYAEHRPAPNGYTDERPAPNGYAEQRPTPNGYDDERPTPNGYPDERPAPNGYAEQRPTPNGYDDERPTPNGYPDERPAPNGYAEQRPTPNGYTEQRPTPNGYAEERPTRNGYDDARRPPSRGSDERWQRGHDERRHPEERGPSREAAARAEAYPDRRPREATPPAEAYREQWSRPGTDRDGRGGPGPDHGRHQEQRPARPSWHEERPAAHGPVRPISPAPVSGAPSSGGPAPATPVSPAPTSDAPVSGAPVRPVADARAPHGRDQFPPRAAGTPPFAGTMPPVSGPPRPAPPTTGGSAGRTRDDRPTSAPPGPERDAPISSPPAARPRPEFRPGQEGAARPTAPGDAGPTAQRPVPADHRPASAPPADGRPVSGAPGAGSRHSADDRVPPAHGRPFPGQQPTPDRRPVSGAPVGHQPVPRPSVGHRPVSGPPVGPPPPPEARVAPQRPAGPPPAPSTPASAGPSAAGPSLEITPDKPRRYVPPAPEPTAPVPPVARSTAPNSSEAWFRPARPTPADEADDRPVSAPSGAAGTSAPAARPAPDADRPTPVDPPRDASRSAAPVSAPPEANHPSDERFPVPSPDEPYRPVSAPPAFRPVADRAASDVTGPAAPPAAPVSGPAAAPVEPMASTPERDTADEVPASAPWAELPGPSVPVSTPPADAAVEPARPISAPPADTLEPARPVSAPPVADRAAGTAGPHASDGPEPASPAHTWATGTAGPARPVTVPPADNWAAGTGESGASDAAEPAQPVTAPPAEPEPAATVGPDAVGTSARPVSAPPAGTAEQSAPPVPGVPSSVADAPSGEAESTAPGADTDEEPAHPVSAPPSPTGAGPTSPEASTPPATAPEQSAGLVPTPPTVAATTEPAPDPDPAVPVTPPAAEAETTTADRPATTAPETTTTAPVEPPADPEQVLAAYRWRLDPETLREIVDDVDELRTLRRRLTEKLGASLDNRARARLLSLRAVVSRVVHDLDDALADGRLALTYAEATGELRRTALARARLAEVLRWKGEFAEADRLFAEANSAELPDRLRAALHEHAGRSCYDQGRLMEACEHFERALDLRRVDDPELTERIRVCLDAVHTRATARGGFGPYPRSREEVLRGRKSPVPTLDGGLGRWGYADAEGELVLDYRYAEAQPFREGLAWVRRPDAPGWELIDDAGSTLIGPSYAAVRAFSDGLAWVSRGGEADWMAIDSEDTVVVPAGFEDVRPFTAGVAVVRRGGWGAVDRNGRLVVPTRYHGFRTALTGGRRLDGFTDEGLAVVELGGFRGVVDRTGRVLVAPAHPELVIHPVAFLANDRTGRWGALDRRGESLIDPVHPGPDAVLAEIDLLLTDAHPVL, from the coding sequence ATGACAGGCGGCTACCGCGACCGCTGGCACGACCCGGCCGAGCCCTCCTGGGTCGTCGAACCGACCACCGAGTGGCAGCCGCAGTTCCCCGGCCAGCGCTACCCCGGCGACATCGGCACCCGACACGTTCCGGCACCGCCCCCGCGTGGGCGGGCCGCCGTGGTCGGCCGGGCCGAGGTGCCGCCGCTCGCCCCGACCCGTCCCGACGGGACGTACCTCGGGCGGTCCTGGGACGAGCACGACGAGGAGCCGCCGCGCTGGGGTGGCCACCCCGTCGCCGCACCGCAGCCGCACGCCGACGAGGCGTACCGGCGCGACGACGACCTGTACCGGCGGCCGGCCTCCGACCTGACCTGGCAGCGCGAGCGCCGCCGGCCGGAGCCGGAGGCTCCGGCCCCGCGCGCCGCCCGTACCGCCTGGGCCGACCGACCGCGCGAGGTCGCCGACCGACCGCGCGAGAGCGCCGACCGACCGCGCGAGGCGGCGTGGCACCGCGACCGGGGCGCCCCCGACCGGTACGACGGTCATCCGCAGCGCCCCGCCCCGGGTGTCGCCCCGGTCTCCCCCGGGCCGAGGCACGAGCCGGCCCGTGGCGTCGAGCCCGGCTGGGTGCCCGAGCCCGACGAGGCGTCGCCGGCGCGCCGGCCCGGCACCGGCTACGACCGCCGTCCGGCCGACGACGGCCGCCGGCGGGACGGTCACGAGCAGTTCCCGGCCGACCGGCGGACCCGCCCCGACCAGGAGGTTCCCGGCCGGTACCGCGAGCCGGACGAGCGCCGCCCGGCGCGCCACGACGAGCGCCCGCCGGCTTCGCACGGATACGACGACCGCCCGCCCGCCCGCGACCACGCCGGCCACCGACCCGGACCGAACGGGTACCCGGACCGGCCCACCCCGAACGGGTACGCCGAGCACCGCCCGGCACCGAACGGGTACACCGACGAGCGGCCCGCGCCGAACGGGTACGCCGAACAGCGGCCCACCCCGAACGGGTACGACGACGAGCGGCCCACCCCAAACGGGTACCCCGACGAGCGGCCCGCGCCGAACGGGTACGCCGAACAGCGGCCCACCCCGAACGGGTACGACGACGAGCGGCCCACCCCAAACGGGTACCCCGACGAGCGGCCCGCGCCGAACGGGTACGCCGAACAGCGGCCCACCCCGAACGGGTACACCGAACAGCGGCCCACCCCGAACGGGTACGCCGAAGAGCGGCCCACCCGGAACGGGTACGACGACGCGCGCCGCCCGCCGTCTCGCGGGTCGGACGAGCGCTGGCAGCGCGGGCACGACGAGCGCCGCCACCCCGAGGAGCGGGGACCGTCGCGCGAGGCGGCCGCCCGCGCCGAGGCGTACCCGGACCGCCGGCCGCGCGAGGCGACGCCGCCCGCCGAGGCGTACCGCGAGCAGTGGAGCCGGCCCGGCACGGACCGCGACGGGCGGGGCGGCCCCGGCCCGGACCACGGCCGGCACCAGGAGCAGCGGCCCGCCCGCCCCTCGTGGCACGAGGAACGGCCGGCCGCCCACGGCCCGGTGCGTCCGATCTCGCCCGCGCCGGTCTCCGGGGCGCCGTCCTCCGGCGGCCCGGCCCCGGCCACACCCGTCTCCCCCGCCCCCACCTCGGACGCGCCGGTCTCGGGCGCGCCCGTCCGCCCGGTCGCCGACGCGCGTGCCCCGCACGGCCGGGACCAGTTCCCGCCCCGCGCCGCCGGCACGCCGCCCTTCGCCGGGACCATGCCCCCGGTCTCCGGTCCACCGCGCCCCGCGCCGCCGACCACCGGCGGCTCAGCGGGCCGGACCCGCGACGACCGGCCCACCTCGGCCCCGCCCGGCCCGGAGCGCGACGCGCCGATCTCGTCGCCCCCGGCGGCCCGGCCGCGGCCGGAGTTCCGGCCCGGCCAGGAGGGCGCGGCGCGCCCCACCGCGCCCGGCGACGCCGGCCCGACCGCCCAGCGCCCCGTCCCGGCCGACCACCGGCCGGCGTCCGCGCCTCCGGCCGACGGGCGACCGGTCTCCGGTGCCCCCGGTGCGGGATCCCGGCACTCCGCCGACGACCGGGTACCGCCGGCGCACGGCCGGCCGTTCCCCGGCCAGCAGCCGACGCCCGACCGGCGGCCGGTGTCGGGAGCGCCCGTCGGGCACCAGCCCGTGCCGAGACCGTCCGTCGGCCACCGGCCGGTCTCCGGGCCGCCCGTCGGCCCGCCCCCGCCGCCCGAGGCCCGGGTCGCGCCGCAGCGGCCCGCCGGGCCGCCTCCCGCGCCGTCCACCCCGGCGAGCGCGGGCCCGTCGGCCGCCGGCCCGTCCCTGGAGATCACGCCGGACAAGCCGCGCCGCTACGTCCCTCCGGCGCCGGAGCCCACCGCGCCCGTGCCCCCGGTCGCCCGCAGCACGGCGCCGAACAGTTCCGAGGCGTGGTTCCGCCCCGCCCGCCCGACGCCGGCCGACGAGGCCGACGACCGCCCGGTGTCCGCCCCGTCCGGCGCGGCGGGCACGTCCGCGCCGGCGGCCCGCCCGGCCCCGGACGCGGACCGGCCGACCCCGGTCGATCCGCCCCGGGACGCGTCCCGGTCGGCGGCCCCGGTGTCCGCGCCGCCCGAGGCCAACCACCCCTCGGACGAGCGGTTCCCGGTGCCGTCCCCCGACGAGCCGTACCGGCCGGTCTCCGCGCCGCCGGCGTTCCGGCCGGTCGCCGACCGGGCTGCGTCCGACGTCACGGGACCGGCGGCGCCTCCGGCCGCGCCCGTCTCCGGGCCGGCCGCCGCACCGGTCGAGCCCATGGCCTCGACGCCCGAGCGGGACACCGCCGACGAGGTTCCCGCCTCCGCGCCCTGGGCCGAGCTCCCGGGGCCGTCGGTTCCGGTGTCCACGCCGCCGGCGGACGCCGCTGTGGAGCCGGCCCGACCCATCTCCGCGCCACCGGCCGACACCCTGGAGCCGGCCCGACCCGTCTCCGCGCCACCGGTCGCGGACCGGGCGGCAGGGACCGCCGGACCCCACGCGTCCGACGGCCCCGAACCCGCCTCACCGGCCCACACCTGGGCGACCGGGACGGCCGGACCGGCCCGACCGGTCACCGTGCCACCGGCTGACAACTGGGCGGCCGGGACGGGCGAATCAGGCGCGTCCGACGCCGCCGAACCGGCCCAACCGGTCACCGCACCGCCGGCTGAGCCCGAGCCGGCCGCAACGGTCGGACCGGACGCCGTCGGCACGTCGGCCCGACCCGTCTCCGCACCGCCGGCCGGCACGGCCGAGCAGTCCGCCCCGCCGGTGCCGGGAGTCCCCTCCTCGGTGGCCGACGCACCGTCCGGCGAAGCGGAGTCCACGGCGCCCGGGGCCGACACCGACGAGGAGCCGGCCCATCCGGTCTCGGCACCGCCGTCGCCGACCGGCGCGGGTCCGACCTCGCCCGAGGCGTCGACGCCGCCCGCCACCGCGCCCGAGCAATCCGCCGGGCTCGTTCCGACGCCCCCAACCGTCGCTGCCACCACCGAACCGGCACCCGACCCGGACCCGGCCGTCCCGGTCACCCCGCCGGCCGCCGAGGCGGAGACGACCACGGCGGACCGGCCGGCCACCACCGCCCCGGAGACCACCACCACCGCCCCGGTCGAGCCGCCGGCCGACCCGGAGCAGGTCCTGGCCGCGTACCGGTGGCGGCTGGACCCGGAGACGCTGCGCGAGATCGTCGACGACGTTGACGAGCTGCGGACGCTGCGCCGGCGGCTGACCGAGAAGCTCGGCGCGTCCCTGGACAACCGGGCCCGGGCGCGGCTGCTCAGCCTGCGCGCGGTGGTCTCCCGGGTCGTCCACGACCTGGACGACGCGCTCGCCGACGGCCGGCTCGCCCTCACCTACGCGGAGGCGACCGGCGAGCTGCGGCGTACCGCGCTGGCCCGGGCCCGGCTGGCGGAGGTGCTGCGCTGGAAGGGCGAGTTCGCCGAGGCGGACCGGCTCTTCGCCGAGGCCAACTCGGCCGAGCTGCCGGACCGGCTGCGGGCGGCGCTGCACGAGCACGCCGGCCGCTCCTGCTACGACCAGGGCCGGCTGATGGAGGCCTGCGAGCATTTCGAGCGCGCCCTGGACCTGCGCCGGGTCGACGACCCGGAGCTGACCGAGCGGATCCGGGTCTGCCTGGACGCGGTGCACACCCGGGCCACCGCCCGGGGCGGCTTCGGGCCGTACCCCCGCAGCCGGGAGGAGGTGCTGCGCGGACGCAAGTCCCCGGTGCCCACGCTCGACGGCGGCCTGGGCCGGTGGGGGTACGCGGACGCCGAGGGTGAGCTGGTCCTCGACTACCGGTACGCCGAGGCACAGCCGTTCCGCGAGGGCCTGGCCTGGGTACGCCGCCCGGACGCCCCGGGCTGGGAGCTGATCGACGACGCCGGCAGCACCCTGATCGGCCCCTCGTACGCGGCGGTGCGGGCCTTCTCCGACGGCCTGGCCTGGGTCTCGCGCGGCGGCGAGGCGGACTGGATGGCGATCGACTCCGAGGACACCGTGGTGGTGCCGGCGGGCTTCGAGGACGTCCGGCCGTTCACCGCCGGGGTCGCCGTGGTGCGCCGGGGCGGCTGGGGCGCGGTGGACCGCAACGGTCGACTGGTCGTCCCGACCCGGTACCACGGCTTCCGCACCGCGCTGACCGGCGGCCGCCGGCTCGACGGCTTCACCGACGAGGGGCTGGCCGTGGTGGAACTGGGCGGCTTCCGGGGCGTGGTGGACCGCACGGGCCGGGTGCTGGTCGCGCCGGCCCACCCGGAGCTGGTGATCCACCCGGTGGCGTTCCTGGCCAACGACCGCACCGGCCGGTGGGGCGCGCTGGACCGGCGCGGCGAGTCGCTCATCGACCCGGTGCACCCCGGCCCGGACGCGGTGCTGGCCGAGATCGACCTGCTGCTGACCGACGCGCATCCGGTGCTCTGA